The following proteins come from a genomic window of Euryarchaeota archaeon:
- a CDS encoding DEAD/DEAH box helicase, translating into MAEMGASLLVPGSIEERPYQVVIARECLRRNTLVVLPTGLGKTVIALRVIAERLRSGDSKCLFLAPTKPLVEQHARFLESRLDGLTVAMMTGETSTKKRAKIWEASRVIVATPQVVENDILSSRASLRDVGLIVFDEAHRAVGDYAYVYIAEQYQRQTIHGLVLGMTASPGADPQKIRELCHVLDIKGVEVRTEADPDIAPHVHGIDVNWIEVPLPENLRIIAEHVKRAFARPIAELRSGGVIKTARPPVKDLLLAQGLLLKRIKDAGPEGATRAYSLLSSQAAALKLSHAIELVETQGLRAFVSYMEKMNRDESKAARAILADPDVVKAVILAQNAKVEHPKLRRVAIILQRQFTKKPDSLVIVFTQFRETAELLFQELSKVEGIRPIRFVGQADKANDKGLSQAEQSAIIEDFKKGRHNTLIATSVAEEGLDIPATDLVVFYEPVPSEIRSIQRRGRTGRGRAGTALILVTKGTRDEISRWSGRNKERKMSAEVENLRRYLEHVNVSWTASLDEPVPAPEIAKPDDGSKVSVIVDSRELASPVVKELSRLGMDLTVEPIEVGDFVVSDRVVIERKEAHDFADSLLDGRLFAQARALRLNYEAPIMVIEGEDLFTARKIEPSAIYGAMAALLSGFQMAVIRSKDAKETAAIVAALANREQSDEKRSLSLRSEKPVMTPDEELQFIVEGLPGVRSTLAKRLLARFRTVEALSKATIDELAETQGIGEKTAKRIRDALHRRYGG; encoded by the coding sequence GTGGCCGAAATGGGCGCATCCCTCCTTGTCCCAGGGTCGATAGAGGAGCGTCCATACCAGGTAGTCATCGCCCGGGAGTGCCTTCGGAGGAACACCCTCGTCGTGCTTCCCACCGGCCTTGGAAAGACTGTCATCGCCCTCAGGGTCATCGCGGAGCGCTTGAGGTCGGGCGACTCAAAGTGCCTGTTCCTGGCGCCCACGAAACCCCTCGTGGAGCAACACGCCCGTTTCCTCGAGTCGCGCCTCGACGGGCTCACAGTCGCCATGATGACGGGGGAGACGTCGACCAAGAAACGTGCGAAGATCTGGGAGGCATCGCGCGTCATCGTCGCAACACCGCAAGTCGTCGAGAACGACATCCTGAGCTCACGGGCGTCCCTAAGGGACGTGGGTCTCATCGTGTTCGACGAAGCGCACAGGGCGGTGGGCGATTACGCGTACGTCTACATCGCCGAACAATACCAGCGCCAGACGATCCACGGCCTAGTGCTCGGGATGACGGCCTCCCCGGGTGCTGACCCTCAAAAGATCCGGGAACTCTGCCACGTCCTGGACATCAAGGGCGTCGAGGTCCGCACCGAAGCGGACCCGGATATCGCGCCGCATGTGCATGGCATCGACGTGAACTGGATCGAAGTGCCTCTTCCCGAGAACCTTCGCATCATCGCGGAGCACGTGAAGCGCGCTTTCGCAAGGCCCATCGCGGAGTTACGGTCTGGTGGAGTGATCAAGACCGCCCGCCCCCCGGTCAAGGACCTGCTTCTTGCCCAAGGCCTCCTCCTCAAACGCATCAAGGACGCCGGGCCGGAAGGCGCGACGAGGGCTTACTCGCTGCTTTCGTCCCAGGCGGCCGCCCTGAAGCTATCGCACGCCATCGAACTCGTCGAGACGCAGGGCCTTCGCGCGTTCGTCTCGTACATGGAGAAGATGAACAGGGACGAATCGAAGGCGGCGAGGGCGATACTCGCCGACCCCGACGTCGTGAAGGCGGTCATCCTCGCGCAAAACGCGAAAGTCGAGCACCCGAAGCTACGCCGGGTCGCCATCATCCTCCAACGTCAATTCACCAAGAAACCCGATTCGCTCGTCATCGTCTTCACGCAGTTTCGAGAGACTGCGGAACTCCTGTTCCAGGAATTGTCCAAAGTCGAGGGGATCCGCCCGATCCGATTCGTGGGCCAGGCGGACAAGGCCAACGACAAGGGACTGAGTCAAGCGGAGCAGAGCGCGATAATCGAGGACTTCAAGAAAGGCCGCCACAACACCCTCATCGCCACATCGGTCGCGGAAGAAGGCCTCGACATCCCGGCCACCGACCTGGTCGTATTCTACGAGCCCGTCCCCTCGGAGATCCGGAGCATCCAGCGCCGGGGAAGGACCGGCCGGGGCCGCGCCGGGACGGCGTTGATCCTCGTCACGAAAGGCACGCGCGACGAGATCTCGAGATGGAGCGGACGCAACAAGGAACGGAAGATGTCGGCCGAGGTCGAGAACCTTCGCCGGTACCTGGAGCACGTGAACGTGTCGTGGACGGCGTCGCTTGATGAACCCGTACCCGCGCCGGAGATCGCGAAGCCGGACGACGGTTCCAAAGTTTCCGTCATCGTCGACAGTCGCGAACTCGCTTCCCCGGTTGTGAAGGAACTTTCGAGACTTGGGATGGATTTGACCGTGGAACCTATAGAGGTGGGAGATTTCGTCGTGTCGGACCGCGTCGTCATCGAACGCAAAGAGGCGCATGATTTTGCCGATTCACTGCTTGATGGGCGCTTGTTCGCCCAAGCGCGCGCCCTTCGCCTGAACTACGAAGCGCCCATCATGGTAATCGAAGGCGAGGACCTCTTCACGGCGAGGAAGATCGAGCCCTCCGCGATATACGGAGCGATGGCGGCGCTTCTTTCTGGTTTCCAGATGGCGGTCATCCGGTCGAAGGATGCGAAGGAGACGGCGGCGATCGTGGCCGCGCTTGCAAACCGCGAGCAATCCGACGAGAAACGGTCGCTTTCGCTACGTTCGGAAAAGCCGGTGATGACGCCGGACGAGGAGCTCCAGTTCATCGTGGAGGGCCTTCCGGGCGTGCGATCCACCCTCGCGAAGCGCCTCCTCGCGCGTTTTCGCACCGTCGAGGCGTTGTCGAAGGCGACGATCGACGAACTCGCCGAGACGCAGGGGATAGGCGAAAAGACCGCGAAGAGGATACGCGATGCGCTGCATCGCCGGTACGGAGGGTGA
- a CDS encoding acyltransferase, with protein MSVARPSPSLRLKNWLYRRMGVKIGRHVSMGLETTLDIFYPQMIEIGDDSIVGFNTTILCHEFTVDEYRTGAVRIGKRVTIGANCTILPGVTIHDGSVVSAHSLVNSDVDGFYGGVPARPLERRVG; from the coding sequence ATGAGTGTCGCGAGGCCTTCGCCGTCGCTACGGCTCAAGAACTGGCTCTACCGGCGGATGGGCGTGAAGATCGGTCGCCACGTGTCGATGGGACTTGAGACGACCCTCGATATCTTCTACCCGCAGATGATCGAGATCGGCGACGACTCCATCGTCGGCTTCAACACGACGATCCTATGCCACGAGTTCACGGTCGATGAATATCGGACGGGCGCCGTGAGGATAGGCAAGCGCGTAACCATCGGGGCGAACTGCACGATCTTGCCCGGCGTCACGATCCACGACGGTTCCGTCGTCTCGGCACATTCACTTGTGAATTCCGACGTTGACGGTTTCTATGGTGGAGTCCCCGCGCGGCCGCTCGAACGCCGCGTTGGTTAG
- a CDS encoding UPF0147 family protein produces the protein MLNPDEKVRQITELIDQLIEDTSVPRNIRRGADTAKKVLANKTEAFDVRVAKAVSSLDELANDPNIPLHGRTLIWNIISALESLTAK, from the coding sequence ATGTTGAATCCCGATGAGAAAGTGAGACAAATCACAGAATTGATAGATCAGCTCATCGAGGACACCTCGGTCCCTCGCAACATCAGGCGCGGCGCCGACACCGCGAAGAAGGTCTTGGCCAACAAGACGGAGGCGTTCGACGTCCGGGTCGCAAAGGCGGTCTCAAGCCTCGACGAATTGGCGAACGACCCCAACATCCCGCTCCACGGGCGCACGCTGATCTGGAACATCATCAGCGCGTTGGAATCGCTCACCGCAAAGTAG
- a CDS encoding DUF1931 domain-containing protein — protein sequence MTHSLVNQSKVKDVAGKFRVSASFYAALEARLVDAIEQAKTRAEANGRNTLMPHDL from the coding sequence ATGACACACTCACTCGTGAACCAGAGCAAAGTGAAAGACGTCGCGGGCAAGTTCCGCGTAAGCGCGAGTTTCTACGCGGCACTCGAGGCACGCCTCGTGGACGCCATCGAGCAAGCGAAAACACGCGCCGAAGCGAACGGCCGGAACACGCTGATGCCGCACGACCTCTGA
- the radA gene encoding DNA repair and recombination protein RadA: MEKPTIESLPGVGPATADKLRDAGYTDLMAIAVASPSDLVEAAELGEAAATKIIEAAKKSADVGGFRTGVELLEKRQAIGKLTSGSKAFDDLMGGGFETQSITEFYGEFGSGKTQICHQLAVTVQLPKDEGGLDGECLIIDTENTFRPERISQMAEALELDPKKVLDKIHVARAYNSHHQMLLLDKAEELAKKRPIRLIICDSLTAHFRAEYVGRGTLAERQQKLNKFMHGLLRFGDLHNAAIAVTNQVMAKPDAFFGDPTRPIGGHIVGHTATFRIYMRKSKGDKRIVRLIDSPHLPEGEAVVRVCEDGVRD, translated from the coding sequence ATCGAAAAGCCTACCATAGAGAGCTTGCCCGGCGTCGGACCGGCCACCGCCGACAAACTCAGGGACGCAGGTTACACCGACCTCATGGCAATAGCCGTGGCATCACCCTCCGACCTCGTGGAGGCCGCGGAACTCGGAGAAGCGGCCGCCACCAAGATCATCGAGGCGGCGAAGAAGTCCGCGGACGTCGGCGGTTTCAGGACCGGCGTGGAGCTTCTTGAGAAGCGACAGGCCATCGGAAAACTCACAAGCGGCTCCAAGGCCTTCGACGACCTCATGGGCGGCGGCTTCGAGACCCAATCGATAACCGAGTTCTACGGCGAGTTCGGAAGCGGCAAGACGCAGATATGCCACCAACTTGCCGTCACGGTGCAACTTCCCAAGGACGAGGGCGGCCTCGACGGTGAGTGCCTCATCATCGACACCGAGAACACGTTCCGGCCGGAACGCATCAGCCAGATGGCCGAGGCTCTGGAACTCGACCCGAAGAAGGTGCTCGACAAGATCCACGTGGCCCGCGCCTACAATAGCCATCACCAGATGCTGCTCCTTGACAAAGCCGAGGAGCTTGCGAAGAAGCGTCCGATCCGGCTCATAATCTGCGATTCGCTCACCGCTCACTTCCGCGCCGAATACGTCGGGAGAGGGACGCTTGCGGAAAGGCAGCAGAAGCTCAACAAGTTCATGCATGGGTTGCTGCGCTTCGGGGACCTCCACAACGCCGCCATCGCCGTGACGAACCAGGTGATGGCGAAACCAGACGCGTTCTTCGGCGACCCGACACGCCCGATAGGCGGCCACATCGTCGGCCACACGGCGACCTTCCGCATCTACATGCGGAAGAGCAAAGGCGACAAGAGGATCGTGCGCCTCATCGACTCGCCGCATCTACCAGAGGGAGAAGCAGTGGTACGCGTCTGCGAAGACGGCGTAAGGGACTGA
- a CDS encoding DNA adenine methylase, which translates to MSAFSDSVDTTVISPFRYPGGKYYATKHLLPFINAYDHDEYREPFLGGGTIFFAKRRVPYNWLNDLDDNLMATYRIMADPELSQKLAARMQAEVASPTRHAELKAFGPSNDFEIAFKTYYLNRTSYSGIINKPAWGYRESQSAPPGTWGEKIRKAHEKLLGAKLTDRDFSLVLEAPPRGKRVLMYLDPPYFHADQKRAYTKPFKASDHLRLARALKVLDAGFCLSYDDCPEVRDFYRWAHVYERSWLYNTSNLRGQRRKTGNELVITNYPVRQIVQSPLPPTVTSSVRANAH; encoded by the coding sequence ATGAGTGCATTTAGCGACTCGGTCGATACGACCGTCATCTCGCCGTTTCGATACCCAGGAGGCAAATACTATGCAACCAAACATCTACTGCCATTTATCAACGCCTACGATCACGACGAATATCGGGAGCCGTTCCTAGGCGGGGGAACAATTTTCTTCGCGAAACGCCGCGTCCCGTACAATTGGCTCAACGATCTTGACGACAATCTCATGGCGACGTACCGAATCATGGCGGACCCAGAGCTGTCGCAGAAACTCGCGGCACGCATGCAGGCTGAGGTTGCCAGTCCTACGCGTCACGCCGAACTCAAGGCATTCGGGCCCTCGAATGACTTTGAAATCGCTTTCAAGACGTATTACTTGAATCGAACGTCGTATTCAGGAATTATCAACAAGCCAGCATGGGGCTACAGAGAATCACAAAGCGCGCCGCCCGGAACTTGGGGCGAAAAAATACGGAAGGCCCACGAAAAGCTTCTTGGAGCGAAGCTTACAGACAGGGATTTCTCTCTGGTTCTTGAAGCTCCCCCGAGGGGCAAGCGCGTTTTGATGTACCTTGACCCTCCATACTTTCATGCTGATCAAAAACGTGCATACACGAAGCCCTTCAAGGCGTCCGATCACTTGCGCTTGGCGCGTGCTCTGAAAGTGCTTGACGCGGGTTTTTGTCTATCCTACGACGATTGCCCAGAAGTCAGAGATTTTTACCGTTGGGCACACGTGTACGAACGTAGCTGGCTTTACAACACGTCGAATCTTCGAGGCCAACGACGGAAAACTGGAAACGAACTTGTGATCACAAACTACCCGGTTCGACAAATAGTTCAGTCCCCACTTCCGCCAACCGTTACCTCCAGCGTTCGAGCCAACGCTCACTGA
- a CDS encoding DNA adenine methylase has protein sequence MKTCESVQPLLRYPGGKFYALKLLRRFWSAVRHDEYREPFAGGATVFFDKPRVAHNWLNDMDAELMGVYRTIANEKTRKTLIARLRTETASPSRWKQVRDMTPTSQLGQAFKYYYLNRTSFSGKLISASWGYRPRRSLPPERWEERLLPCGKKIENVKLTTGDFQHVIESRADGKAVLLYVDPPYYAPPRRKHYRNGFTAEDHHRLAEALKGTSHKFFLTYDDVPQVRSMYEWANIHELKFFYRVGNSNTAQGRRTRGCELVITNYKLPTQEHMEDFPYECI, from the coding sequence GTGAAAACATGTGAGAGCGTGCAACCATTACTCCGCTACCCGGGCGGCAAATTCTACGCCCTTAAGCTTCTAAGACGCTTCTGGTCTGCGGTCCGGCACGACGAGTACCGGGAGCCCTTCGCCGGCGGAGCAACTGTTTTTTTCGATAAGCCGCGGGTAGCGCACAACTGGCTGAATGATATGGACGCCGAATTGATGGGTGTTTACAGGACGATCGCCAACGAAAAGACTCGAAAAACCCTAATCGCCCGCTTGCGGACAGAAACGGCCTCGCCAAGTCGTTGGAAACAAGTCCGCGACATGACACCGACGAGCCAATTGGGTCAGGCCTTCAAGTATTACTACCTGAATCGGACGTCCTTCAGCGGAAAACTCATTTCGGCATCGTGGGGCTATCGCCCCCGGCGCAGTCTGCCGCCGGAACGCTGGGAAGAACGCCTCCTGCCATGCGGGAAGAAGATTGAGAACGTAAAACTAACGACCGGGGACTTCCAACACGTGATTGAGTCACGAGCAGATGGCAAGGCAGTACTTCTATACGTGGATCCACCCTACTACGCGCCACCGCGCCGGAAACATTACCGAAACGGCTTCACAGCCGAAGATCATCATCGGCTCGCCGAGGCCCTGAAGGGGACGTCACACAAGTTTTTCCTCACGTATGACGACGTTCCACAGGTCCGTAGCATGTATGAGTGGGCAAACATACACGAATTGAAGTTCTTCTACCGAGTCGGGAATTCTAACACGGCGCAAGGAAGGCGGACACGCGGCTGTGAACTAGTCATTACAAATTACAAGCTTCCCACCCAAGAACACATGGAGGATTTTCCATATGAGTGCATTTAG
- a CDS encoding MFS transporter: MAAWVRGRLDRFPPNVLALGLVSFLTDISSEMIFAVLPFFLTEVLGASPAVFGLIEGLAEGTSAILKGVSGVWSDKVRRRKPFVLAGYALSAVVKPLFAFATVWPVAMALRVGDRVGKGIRTAPRDAIIAGSTDKATRGAAFGLHRFMDTMGAVVGPLVALALLPALGYSNLFLLTAIPGILAIGVIWFYVREAKAVSAAPVRFTLSGLPREYVWYLAVSAVFALANFSWAFYLLRARDLGQALGAAIGLYLIYNISYALLSYPAGRLSDRLGRRTVIAAGFILFIVTAVGFAFVPFGSPVIIGLFVLYGGFMAVYEGVQKAYVSDLVQEEHRASALGIFNTVLGVGALVAGVWAGVVWGTLGFVTVFVSSGTLAAVALVLLLIMVKPSDLGP; encoded by the coding sequence GTGGCCGCATGGGTCCGGGGCCGGCTGGATAGGTTTCCCCCCAACGTCCTCGCCCTCGGCCTCGTCAGTTTCCTCACCGACATCTCAAGCGAGATGATCTTCGCGGTCCTTCCATTCTTTCTCACGGAAGTGCTCGGCGCAAGCCCCGCCGTCTTCGGCCTCATCGAGGGACTCGCGGAGGGTACGTCGGCGATACTCAAGGGCGTTTCCGGCGTGTGGTCGGACAAGGTCCGGCGGCGAAAACCCTTCGTCCTCGCAGGGTACGCCCTCTCCGCCGTCGTGAAACCGCTCTTCGCCTTCGCGACCGTGTGGCCGGTGGCGATGGCGTTACGCGTCGGCGATCGCGTCGGAAAAGGGATCCGGACGGCGCCTCGGGACGCGATCATCGCTGGATCGACGGACAAGGCCACGAGGGGTGCTGCGTTCGGGCTACATCGCTTCATGGACACGATGGGCGCCGTGGTCGGGCCCTTGGTGGCGCTGGCGCTTCTTCCTGCGCTCGGTTACTCGAACCTCTTCCTTCTCACCGCCATCCCCGGCATCCTTGCAATCGGCGTCATCTGGTTCTACGTCAGGGAGGCGAAGGCCGTTTCCGCGGCACCTGTCCGCTTCACGCTTTCCGGGCTTCCACGCGAGTACGTCTGGTACCTGGCCGTCTCAGCGGTCTTTGCCCTCGCGAACTTCAGTTGGGCGTTCTATCTTCTACGGGCAAGGGACTTGGGTCAGGCCTTGGGTGCGGCGATCGGCCTCTACTTGATCTACAACATCAGCTACGCGCTCCTTTCCTACCCGGCAGGACGGCTCTCCGACCGATTGGGCCGCCGCACGGTCATCGCGGCCGGATTCATCCTGTTCATCGTCACTGCGGTCGGATTCGCCTTCGTCCCCTTCGGAAGCCCCGTGATAATAGGTCTCTTCGTCCTCTACGGCGGCTTCATGGCGGTCTACGAGGGAGTGCAGAAAGCGTACGTGTCGGATCTCGTGCAGGAAGAACACCGCGCGTCGGCGCTTGGCATCTTCAACACCGTCCTCGGAGTCGGGGCCCTTGTCGCAGGGGTGTGGGCGGGCGTCGTGTGGGGAACTTTGGGGTTCGTTACGGTATTCGTCTCATCGGGGACGCTGGCTGCGGTGGCGCTTGTCCTGCTGCTGATAATGGTGAAACCCTCCGATTTGGGGCCATAG
- a CDS encoding PIN domain-containing protein, with protein sequence MRVADTSFIYAALSGLDAHHDDAMAALASGGPVLLPAEIFAETVNLIQRRRGFEDAKRAAEIVAGFTERCHAGAEIDEVAWRIYCDGRGALSYPDAVVLAWCSKLDAKPLSFDKEILRRA encoded by the coding sequence ATGCGGGTAGCAGATACTTCGTTCATCTACGCCGCGCTCTCTGGTCTTGACGCGCACCATGACGACGCCATGGCAGCGTTGGCGAGCGGAGGGCCCGTTCTGCTCCCGGCCGAGATCTTCGCCGAAACGGTGAACCTGATCCAGCGTCGCCGCGGATTCGAGGATGCGAAGCGGGCGGCCGAGATAGTCGCGGGATTCACGGAACGCTGCCACGCAGGGGCCGAAATCGATGAGGTCGCGTGGCGCATCTACTGCGACGGCCGAGGCGCCTTGAGTTACCCAGACGCGGTCGTCCTCGCGTGGTGCTCGAAATTGGATGCAAAGCCCCTTTCCTTCGACAAGGAGATCTTGCGACGCGCGTAA
- a CDS encoding gamma carbonic anhydrase family protein, producing the protein MGDVEIGPEVSVWPHASIRADMGTIRIGEATSVQDGVIIHTDPGVTVDIGKHVALGHGAIIHGASVRDRVIVGMGSILLDGATIGSWSIVAAGALVTRGTQVPEGSLVIGVPAKVVPKGDALKDAIRTNATHYADVVAAYRRGDVGGWPKGNP; encoded by the coding sequence ATGGGCGACGTGGAGATCGGCCCCGAGGTCTCGGTGTGGCCTCACGCATCCATCCGCGCCGACATGGGAACGATCCGAATCGGTGAAGCGACGTCGGTGCAGGACGGCGTCATCATCCACACCGACCCCGGCGTCACCGTCGACATCGGCAAGCACGTCGCGCTAGGCCACGGCGCGATAATACACGGAGCCTCGGTGCGTGACCGCGTCATCGTCGGAATGGGCTCGATACTCCTCGACGGGGCGACCATCGGCTCTTGGAGCATCGTGGCGGCGGGGGCGCTCGTGACGCGAGGGACGCAAGTGCCCGAAGGGAGCCTAGTCATCGGGGTGCCGGCGAAGGTCGTGCCGAAGGGCGACGCGCTCAAGGACGCGATACGCACGAACGCGACCCATTATGCGGATGTGGTGGCGGCGTATCGACGGGGCGACGTCGGCGGCTGGCCGAAGGGGAATCCATAG
- a CDS encoding acyl-CoA thioesterase: MALSEFRFRLPIQVRFRDIDGMGHVNNAVYLTYLEEARTQYFMKIRGIETLPEVDFIVAKITIEYEAPIHLGDGIEVGIRVNRIGDKSFDFKYELWDRKTNKLVADAESVQVFYDYKAETTKQVPTEFRQRVNEYEGRKL, from the coding sequence ATGGCGCTTTCCGAGTTCCGCTTCAGGCTTCCAATCCAAGTGCGCTTTCGCGATATCGACGGCATGGGCCACGTGAACAACGCCGTCTACCTCACCTACCTCGAAGAGGCGCGCACCCAGTATTTCATGAAGATCCGCGGCATCGAGACCCTTCCAGAGGTCGACTTCATCGTCGCAAAGATAACCATCGAGTATGAAGCGCCGATCCACCTTGGCGACGGGATCGAGGTCGGGATACGCGTAAACCGCATCGGGGACAAGAGCTTCGACTTCAAGTACGAGCTCTGGGACAGGAAGACCAACAAACTCGTCGCAGACGCGGAGAGCGTGCAGGTCTTCTATGACTACAAGGCCGAGACGACGAAGCAAGTGCCGACGGAATTCCGCCAACGCGTGAACGAGTACGAGGGGCGCAAACTCTGA
- the nth gene encoding endonuclease III, with product MEIISRLEKEYPDSRCSLDHSSPFQLLVATILSAQCTDQRVNIVTPALFAAYPDAESMSVARTSDIERLVRSTGFFRAKTRNIRAAAKRLVGVHGGRVPDELSALVELPGVGRKTAAVLLWNAFGKTEAIAVDTHAGRLSRRLGLTRKSTPEKIERDLLKTVPRAYWGKITHLLIDHGRSTCRARDPRCGRCTLRDLCPSAASFLAKAGR from the coding sequence ATGGAGATCATCTCACGCCTCGAGAAGGAGTACCCCGATTCGAGATGCTCGCTCGACCACTCCTCGCCCTTCCAGCTGTTGGTCGCGACGATCCTCTCCGCGCAGTGCACGGACCAGCGCGTGAACATTGTGACACCCGCCCTCTTCGCCGCGTATCCTGACGCCGAGTCGATGTCGGTGGCAAGGACGTCGGACATTGAGCGCCTCGTCCGGAGCACGGGGTTCTTCCGGGCCAAGACGCGAAACATTCGCGCCGCGGCGAAGAGGCTCGTCGGGGTCCACGGGGGAAGGGTGCCGGACGAGCTTTCCGCGCTGGTCGAGCTTCCCGGCGTCGGCCGCAAGACCGCCGCCGTCCTCCTTTGGAACGCCTTCGGAAAGACCGAGGCGATCGCCGTCGACACGCACGCCGGAAGGTTGTCCCGAAGGCTCGGGTTGACCCGCAAGTCGACACCTGAAAAAATCGAGCGCGACCTCCTGAAGACCGTCCCACGCGCGTATTGGGGGAAGATCACGCACCTTCTCATCGACCACGGCCGCTCCACGTGCCGGGCCAGAGACCCGCGCTGCGGCCGTTGTACGCTCAGGGACCTATGCCCAAGCGCCGCGTCGTTCCTCGCCAAGGCCGGCCGTTGA